The nucleotide sequence GCCAGCCGCGCTGGGGGAGCGCTGAGCGCAACCCCACCGGGTCCTTCGCCGACCAGTTCGCAGCCCTCGCGGAGGCCATCGCCGGGGCCAACCCGCCGAGCGACCTGGCGGACAGGTTCCGCGAGCTCGGCGTCTCGCACCTGTGGGTGCGCGGCTTCGACCAGGACCATCGCGCGGCCCTCGACAACCTGGAGTCGCTCGTCTCCGCCGCGGCCGACGACTCCTCGGCCGTGTGGACGGTCGGCGGGCTGGTCTCCCGCGTCACGATCGACTCGGAGCCCATCGCGGACGGCCAGGTCCCGCCGGGGGACGAGGGACGCGAGCTGCGCGTCGCCGACTCGCCGGACGTGTCCTGGACTGCGTCGGTCGACGGACAGCGCCTGGCGCGGGGCACCACCACCACCGACGTCAGCCGGGAGGACGTCGTGACGCTCACCGGCGTGCCCGCGGACGGCGGGACGCTCAGCATCGAACCGACTCCGCGCTGGTGGCAGCTCGCGCTGCACGTCGTCGTGCTGCTGGTCGTCGCCACCCTGGCGGCGCCAACGCTCGGCGGCGCCACCGTGGCACGAAGGGGACAGTCATGATCCGCCGCATCCTGCTCACCGGTCTCGCCCTCGTGGCGCTCGTCGCCGTCGTCGTCGGCCTGTCGTTCATCTCCCCGCTGCAGAGGCCGGAGACGCACGTCGTGCAACTGCCGCAGACCAGCCGTGTGACCTGTGTCCCCGCGGGAGGGCTGCTCGCCGTCGCGGACTCCGACCTGCACACGGCCGAGGTCGGCGGCACCGAGGGCGAGGCCAGCGACGGGTTCGTGTCGCAGGACACCGACGGCCCGACGGTCGTGCGCAGCGACGGCGACGCGGCGGCCGGCGTGCTCATCACGTCCGGCGCGCGCACCTGGGTGCCGTGCGAGACGCCCGTCAGCTCGGGGATGCTGTTCGTGGCCGACCCATCCGCCACGGAACTCGTCCTGGTGAACACCGACGCGACGGAGGCCGCCGTCGACCTGACGCTGTACGGGCCCGACGGCGAGATCAGCTCCGTCGGAGCCCGGGGCATCGCCATCGCCCCCGGCGTGACGCGGCGCGTCGCGCTGTCGGTGCTGGCCGCCGACGCGGGCACGGACCCGGTGGCTGTGGCCTTCACCTCGACGCCCGGCCGCGTCGCGGTGCTCGCCAGGGCGGTCGAGGGCAGCTCGGAGCAGCACTACGCGACGGCGACGACCGTCGCGGCGGAGCAGGTCATCGCGGGCATCCCTGCCGACGGGAAGAACCAGAAGCTCCTGCTCAGCAACCCGGGAGTGGACCGCGTCGACGTCACCGTGCAGGCGCTGGGGGAGTCAGGCACCTACTCGCCGGCGTCCACTGCAGACGTGACGGTCCCGGCACTGTCCACCGTCGTCGTGGGCCTCGGCTCCGACCTCGGGTCGGAGGCGACGGCGCTGCGCATCACGTCCCCGGGAGAGGTCGGGGCGGCGGTCGTGCTCGACGACCAGCCGGGCCCGACCGTGACGCTGGTGTCGACCGAGGCGTCGGCCACGCTGGCCTCCGCGGCCAGGCCTGGCTGGATGATCCAGCTCAGCAACCCCGGCGTGGACACCGTCACGGCGAACGTCGAGGGCGCCGAGGACGCGAAGATCATCGTGCGCGCCGGCATGACCGTGACGGTCCCCGTCGCCGAGGAGATGGACCGCGTGCGCGTGACGGCCGACGGCGAACTCGTCGGCGCGATCGCGTCCGGCACGTCGAACGGGCTGATCGTCGCGCCGCTGCTGACCGTCGGCGTCGCCGACGAACCCGGCCGCGACGCGTCCTACGACACCAACCTGCGCTGACGCCGCGCGGGCGACCACGCTGGACTTGGGGCGCCAGGCATTGGGCGCTTTTCGGAGGTAGACCGGGGAGAATCGGGCACTGGTCGATTTTCGGAGCGCGGCTGGGGTTTTCGGAGCAGGGCCGGGGTGGTGGCGGACGCGACTGGGGTGGTGCGGCTCCGAGGCGAAAGGACTAGTCGTCCCACTCCGGCTCGCCGCCGAGTTCCTCGATGCTGCGGCCGGTCAGGGCGCTCAGCTGCTCGACGATCGTCTGGTGGACCAGCCGCCTCAGGTCGGAGCGGGACGTGGCGCGGTGCTCGAGTGGCCGCTCGAAGATCACGATCTGCGCGCGTCGGCCGCGGCTCGGCTCCAGCGCCGCGGACAGGGGCACCCGGTTGCCCGACCACGCGGTGTTGAGGTGGGGCACCTCCTCGACACCCACGACGATGCCGGTCAGGGCGTCGGGCGAGACGGCGGCGATGTCGGACATCGCGGCGGTGACGCAGTCGTTGAAGAAGTCCACGCGGGAGGGGCGCCGCAGCGGCACGGGCCGTCCGGAGAAGGGATTCGGAGCGGCGAGTGGGCCGCGTAGACCGCGTCCATGTCGATCTCGTCTGCGTGGCATGCCGCCACTCTAGTGCGGCGTCCGTTAGGTTGCCTGGGTGCGTACCTGCTCCCGAACCGCGTGTGCCGCGCCCGCCGTGGCCACGATGACCTTCGTGTATGCCGACTCGACCGCGGTGCTCGGGCCTCTGTCCCTGACGCCGGAGCCGGGCGCCTACGACCTGTGCCCCCGCCACGCGGAGCGCACGAGCGTGCCTCAGGGGTGGCAGGTGCTCCGCCTCCCCCTCGACGGTGCCCCCGCGGCCCCCGAGCCGGTCACGGACGACCTGATGGCGCTCGCCGACGCGGTGCGCGCCATCGGCCTGCGGGCCGACGAACCCGCGCCCCCGGCGGAGCCGCTGCCCCCGCTGCCGGAGCCCGGCGGCCGCGGCGGCCATCTCCGCCTCGTGCAGGGGGCGGCCCCCAGAGCCAGGCGATAGGCTGGGCGCGTGCTCGACGCTGAAATCTTCAAGGCAAACGACATCCGCGGCATCGTCTCCGGCGATGCGCCGCAGTGGGACCTCGACGGTGCCCG is from Tessaracoccus palaemonis and encodes:
- a CDS encoding DUF3499 domain-containing protein; the encoded protein is MRTCSRTACAAPAVATMTFVYADSTAVLGPLSLTPEPGAYDLCPRHAERTSVPQGWQVLRLPLDGAPAAPEPVTDDLMALADAVRAIGLRADEPAPPAEPLPPLPEPGGRGGHLRLVQGAAPRARR
- a CDS encoding metallopeptidase family protein produces the protein MPRRRDRHGRGLRGPLAAPNPFSGRPVPLRRPSRVDFFNDCVTAAMSDIAAVSPDALTGIVVGVEEVPHLNTAWSGNRVPLSAALEPSRGRRAQIVIFERPLEHRATSRSDLRRLVHQTIVEQLSALTGRSIEELGGEPEWDD
- a CDS encoding DUF5719 family protein is translated as MIRRILLTGLALVALVAVVVGLSFISPLQRPETHVVQLPQTSRVTCVPAGGLLAVADSDLHTAEVGGTEGEASDGFVSQDTDGPTVVRSDGDAAAGVLITSGARTWVPCETPVSSGMLFVADPSATELVLVNTDATEAAVDLTLYGPDGEISSVGARGIAIAPGVTRRVALSVLAADAGTDPVAVAFTSTPGRVAVLARAVEGSSEQHYATATTVAAEQVIAGIPADGKNQKLLLSNPGVDRVDVTVQALGESGTYSPASTADVTVPALSTVVVGLGSDLGSEATALRITSPGEVGAAVVLDDQPGPTVTLVSTEASATLASAARPGWMIQLSNPGVDTVTANVEGAEDAKIIVRAGMTVTVPVAEEMDRVRVTADGELVGAIASGTSNGLIVAPLLTVGVADEPGRDASYDTNLR